The following DNA comes from Papaver somniferum cultivar HN1 chromosome 4, ASM357369v1, whole genome shotgun sequence.
TCTTCTTTCGATCCGaacgactccaaagtacctaaaaaactcaaaatcagacataagatacataattcacccgaaaagtagcaaagaaagcataaacaatagataaatattaaggtgttttcaaCACCTATCAATGACTAATCACAAACACACTATCAGGACTTAACATGACTAATCACAAGCACactatcaggacatattggttgACAATTTGATGACCAGAAGATGAAACAGGCACAACATTTTACGACATGcaaactttttttctttctgaagtTAACCTTTACTTATCCATTTAACGTTTCTACGTAGCAATGTCAAATAAGGAATAAGCTTTTAGCATTCATGTATTTCGCCTCTATATTAACATCTTACATGCATGAGCAGGATAACTGATGTGGTTTAAAGCATCAAGCCCCGTAGCTGATTCAAATGTAGTTGCCATGCAGCACTCTAAAGAGCTTGCACCACCGCAGCTACTGCTTCTAGACCAATGCTTCGTCACTGTTCAGTGAAACAATATTAACAAGAAGACAAATGTATATAGAAACTTCCACAACTAAAACATGACTTAGTCAGAGTCTTAATGAAGCACCAAATTTACATGCTAAACTGAGCATACTGAAGCATCATCACCAGCAAGTTAAGTGACCATATTAAACACACTAGCCTTTGTGCGCAAGTTAAAATTGAAAGATGTTCAAATCGTCTCCCATTTTGGCCAAACCGCATAGTGGAACCAAAAACAAGACAAGGGAATCCGTACAATTAAATTCCTCCATCCCATTCTAGACTTGTAACCAAACAGAATAACAAATCAACATAGGCAATAGGTATTGGCTTCAATCGGAAAAAACGATAATGTTACACATGATCagtgattttttgttgttgtagtaaaCAGGTCCATTCTTCAAGAAGGCAGACCTATTTCATAGACCTTTAAACGAAATCCAATTATTTCCGCCACTACATTACATATCACAAATTTTAGCCCCTGAATGTGGGAAAAATATTTGATGGGGGCGTTTTCTGATGGGGGCATGGAAACAAATCATGTCTTGACACGTGTCTTTGTTATAAATTGATTccatcaaattttgtttccaaatatataaaggaAAATTTGTTGATTGGTCCAAAGCCCaaatagttatttatagtaaggtccaaccagattttttttttatctagaggtccaaaattaattaaaacatagaaatgaccataataccccctgccaccaaacgtgtgtgtctaccctgcttacaaatttgagtacatatctgtcacACTGCTCACAAATTCGAGCACATATCTGctaacaaatttgagtacatatatgaacgcactgcttacaaatctgagtacatatctgttgcactgcttacaaattcgagtatatatccGCTGCTtacaattcgagtacatatctgctgcacCGCTTCCAGATAAAGTACATATATGTTAGAGTCaattataaataaattagaaaacgtattacaacacatatattgtaggatcatacgaatTAATCTAAATAACAGACCCATCGACTGTTCTCAAGGACATAAAAGTAGATGAACTAGTTCGAGAAATTCTTGATAAGTTTCCTAGTTTTGGGAGATGATATTTTTTTTCAATATCATCCCCATTAGGTAGATTGTACACAAATTCATCTGCACCGAAGAGAtcctatttgaaaataaataccAGGATATAGAAAACTAACCAGCTTAAAAACAACATCAAGCAAGCTTAGTGGAATTCAACCATACATCTGCTGGAGGCTTTAGGAAGACTTGGGAACTCTGACATAAGTACTTGTTTGTTTTTCGCATTATAGGATTGACGTAACTTCCAACAGTAACTGTATGCAAAACTTTTGCATTCCTCAGAATTAGTTTCAACCACCTCATCTCCCTCGCATTTCCATTAAAAAACATGAAACAAGCAGACTGAAGGTGTTCAAACAAACATCTTGTTGTCAACATAAGACCATCCCAATCTTCATCTTCTACTTTGTCGTGAATGTTCTGGGTTGGGattagaaaaaaagaagaaacagaTAAACATTAAAAGAGTAAATTTTTTAATGGAATAAATATGCTTAACAACACCCAGGACTTGTTTTTCTAAGATGGGTAATAAACATCACAAGTTTTGTGTACTTACCTCGTTAAATTCAAGATGAGTCAAATTAGGTGCTGCTTTGAGCAGTGGAAATACTGATTTATCAATAGTTACTTCCAGTTCTAGTAACAACTTCTCCAAATTATGAAATATAGGTACAATGTTTACGAACTCGTGCGCAACGAATATTGTCTATTCATCACAACTAAAGCAACATTAGCAAGTATATTAGTTTTTAGGAATCTGCTTGAGAATATAttacataaaaatttaaagagagcAAAAGAAAGAAGAGTACTTGTAGGGTTGCAGCACATATTGTTAAATTTTTTACATGTGCAAGCGCTTGAAAAAACTTACTTACAGCTGCACCTATCTTTCGCCCCCTTGGTACACAAATCCAAACGCTTGCAGACTCTAGTGTTTGAAaactggaaagaaaatattcctttGCCACCCAACCATGATAGGTAAATGACACTAGATTTGGTGCATTAATTTTGAGAGCACAGTCTTGtaaaccatcatcatcatcacatctGCCGTTATCAATTTCCAAAATATTTGAATGAGAAGATTACCTCAACTCTGAAGCTTTGACAAAATGAAGAATCAACTCTTAATTAATCACCAATTTGAGTAATTTAATGCTCAATAATCATAACAAACTCATtacaccatatatgtactgtcaattcatacacatatttcagtattacccATATGTActaatggatcaaaccaaaaaaaagtggcaaaacactgaacaaacagaatcaaaagaattttatatcagtacaccatatatgtactgtcaatttatacacaaaaacaaactataacaaacccaaaaaaataagagaaaacctatagattcatagtaacaacaaaaagaaaacagtacgccatatatgtactgataggtaatacacaaaagaaaactgaaaaacaaaccataaaagtatcagatctactaatgaaataaacacaaaacatgattgtttatttagatctgaacttgttccatcaaaatccaccagtatatcatatacgtaccgatgattaatacacaaaaacaacttaaaagcatatcaaaaacaatcaaaatgaaactaaaatcagttgcatgtgaaaaccaagtaatgaatctcTAAAAGccagaatcgaaacactttttttttcttcaatattccatatatatacttctagattgaagaagaaaaatatcaaaaactacaaaaataaaaaaaattaaagcataatttttcagtacatcatatatgtactgctgattcataatctaaacttcagctgcatgtgaaaaactagtaacgaatctatgaaaaaatagaatggaaaccgaaaatcattgttaatatacatatctggaaacacaaacaatcttctcgtcgtaaatcataacgatgcatcttcttcttcttctcaaaaataaactaagtttctatcagtacggaATATACGTATTGTTGCTTCATATACAAAAAAAGAACTGAAACACGTCTAAAACATCTAAAATGGAAGTGGCATAATCGAATCTagcaacgaaatgaacaaaaaatgtgattattcatctagatctaataTATAGTCGACAAATCAACCATGGAGATCGAAAACATAATCAAGCACAACAATGATTAGATCGCCAAAACCTTAAAAGAAACATTACAATAGaaaaatcttcatcatctgatTCGGTAGAGACgagaaagaataaagacaaatcttcattttcatctgtagcaatggtgagaggaaagagaagaagaaaatgaatatgaaatgtgaataatatttctccttcttttaacatattaaataggaaaggttatttgtggtattttcatattaCGTATACCTGATCTcgcacgtgtgcaggacctgggcttaaaaaatttggtccattttcatgttttcttttaattatggacctctgattactgggctttaatgggtggacctgccactaactaagaacactataatggtacctattggtaattcctacatatATAAAAGAAGCGTATATTTGGTGAAAATATTGGTTATCTTAATTGGTGATATTTTATCCTTTATATTTTTGGTAGCAGAATTTGTTAAAATAATCAATTGAAAAAACACATGTCAAGACAtgatttgtcccccatgccccatcataaaacgcccccatcaaaaatttactcATGAATGTGAATGCCTTAAATCTTTCACCACTGAAGTGAATACGCAGTAAATCCATTAGTATTCTGCCTACGTTTTCTACATTTTCTAGTAGTCTTTCCCATCTCTAGTTCATGCCCTAATTATCGAACTCACCGAAATACAGCAATAAACCAAGACAATTCATCACAACATATAATCTCTAAATTAATTATTGCTCATTATCTAATCAAAGATTGATGGAGACGTTTAGATAGAGAAACCTTAAAAGAAGTTAGGGAACTCACAAAGTTACTTGAAGAACTCCTTGAGCTATGTGAGCTGACCAAATCCCGGCAACGCAAAAGACCAAGAGATCCATTCGACTGAAATCAGCATCATGCATTCCCATCCAGATCAAATCAGAGATCCGACGAGCATGTGATTCCAGAAGAAATGACCGGGGAAGGGGTAGTCATTTGACTGTTTGGGATTTGGGACTTTAGACTTTAGAGGGTGTAGAAAGAGGGAACGGATTACCTGGACCATGCGAAGTACCCCTCAAACTCCCTCCCCTAATTCACTCCGCCTTCAACTCCAACGTTATTAATTGGGGTGTACCGGGAGGGCATCCTATTATTACATATAAGATACTACTAATTTGTTTTATATGTAATTcaattccgtaataatattccaTCCGTTCCATTTTAGTTGATGTTTTAGGGTCATATTTTTGTTCCACAATATttgaaagttttcatatttttctacaaaactaCCAATTATACCCTTACATTTTGTCTTGGAatcataaattttttttagatgcactaatagcaattaatgtttgaagacttttctcaagggtatagatggaaaaccttcatatctctctccatttcttaatctgcgtgaaaactccaaaaacatcatctaaagtggaacggaggaAGTAGTATAATTAGTGTATTATTTCCTTACAACCTTTTTTAACCTGTAGTATAATTAGTGTATTATTTCCTTACAACCTTTTTTAACCTGGCTTGATTGAGGTATactcagattaattggggtatac
Coding sequences within:
- the LOC113275990 gene encoding UDP-galactose/UDP-glucose transporter 1-like, whose protein sequence is MGMHDADFSRMDLLVFCVAGIWSAHIAQGVLQVTLSTMRFGQNGRRFEHLSILTCAQRLVCLIWSLNLLHWSRSSSCGGASSLECCMATTFESATGLDALNHISYPAHVLGKSSKTIPVILMGTLVYSMKYTFPEHACALLFAGRCSFQDEVFLTFKSVFRTVAH